A genome region from Actinomycetota bacterium includes the following:
- a CDS encoding M1 family metallopeptidase: MQDRYRLPRTVVPTRYDLVLEPDLEAATFSGTVRAVVEVHERVDEIVVNALDLAIDDAVLRHDDGTEITVTAVALDEELQRATLTLESAADAGPWSLSASFRGVLNDQLHGFYRSTYTDDEGTHTIATTQFEAADARRAFPCWDEPDLKAVFGIALVVPGDVVALSNGPEIERERIGDGRVRVRFADTMSMSTYLVAFVVGRLEITDPIDVDGVPLRLVHLPGKGHLARFALEAGEFSLRFFTEYYAIPYPDRKVDFIAIPDFAQGAMENTGLITYRESLLLVDPEHATQPELENIADVVAHELAHQWFGNLVTMRWWNGIWLNEAFATFMALVTVDAWRPDWEQWNTFARGVTAAKEVDALRSTRAIEYPVHSPDDASGMFDVLTYQKGAAILRMLEQYLGADRFREGIRLYLARHAYGNTETHDLWHAIEEASGEPVRRIMDQWIWQGGYPLVTASPSADGVRLDQRRFLADGGTDHSVWDVPLRVRALDGGESSVLVPADGILVDEAADAAVVANAGASSFIRVRYEGGLLERLTDRLPEISPLERYGLVDDHWAAVSSGAASASEFVVAASRYGDEDDLAVWQVLLQGLGWCDRFLEGEPRERFRAFVRRLVAPAMDRLGWEADADESDRMRALRGALLQGLGVLGADPNAEAAAREFEAEARAGKPVDASLAAAAVNVVATNGDAADYEHYWTAYRESPTPQEQYRYLFALPLFRDAELFERTLEATFGDDIRSQDAPFVFAYSLINRDLGDRAWAILQERWNEAEERFPSQLTIRLVEGVRYLTLPEQVNEAQAFFAAHPIPQSAKMLEQMLERQRVAAALRERATPDLEAHFSG; encoded by the coding sequence ATGCAGGATCGTTACCGGCTTCCCCGCACCGTCGTCCCGACCCGATACGACCTAGTCCTCGAGCCCGACCTGGAGGCGGCGACCTTCTCGGGCACGGTCCGCGCCGTCGTCGAGGTGCACGAACGCGTCGACGAGATCGTGGTGAACGCGCTCGATCTCGCGATCGACGATGCGGTCCTGCGTCACGACGACGGCACCGAGATCACGGTCACGGCCGTCGCGCTCGACGAAGAGCTCCAGCGCGCCACCCTGACGCTCGAGAGCGCCGCCGATGCGGGGCCGTGGTCGCTCTCGGCCTCGTTCCGAGGGGTGCTGAACGATCAGCTCCACGGTTTCTACCGGTCCACCTACACCGACGACGAGGGCACCCACACGATCGCGACGACGCAGTTCGAGGCGGCCGACGCTCGCCGGGCGTTCCCGTGCTGGGACGAGCCCGACCTCAAAGCGGTCTTCGGCATCGCGCTCGTCGTGCCCGGCGACGTCGTGGCCCTCTCGAACGGGCCGGAGATCGAGCGCGAGCGGATCGGGGACGGCCGCGTTCGCGTGCGGTTCGCCGACACGATGTCGATGTCGACCTACCTCGTCGCGTTCGTCGTGGGCCGGCTGGAGATCACCGACCCGATCGACGTCGACGGCGTCCCGCTGCGGCTCGTGCACCTGCCCGGCAAGGGTCACCTCGCCCGGTTCGCCCTCGAGGCGGGCGAGTTCTCGCTGCGGTTCTTCACGGAGTACTACGCCATCCCCTACCCCGACCGGAAGGTCGACTTCATCGCGATCCCCGACTTCGCGCAGGGGGCGATGGAGAACACGGGCCTGATCACCTACCGGGAGTCGCTGCTGCTCGTCGACCCCGAACACGCGACCCAGCCCGAGCTCGAGAACATCGCCGACGTCGTGGCGCACGAACTCGCACACCAGTGGTTCGGCAACCTCGTCACGATGCGGTGGTGGAACGGGATCTGGCTGAACGAGGCGTTCGCCACGTTCATGGCGCTCGTCACGGTCGACGCGTGGCGCCCCGACTGGGAGCAGTGGAACACGTTCGCCCGCGGCGTGACCGCCGCGAAGGAGGTCGACGCGTTGCGCTCGACCCGTGCGATCGAGTACCCCGTGCACTCGCCCGACGACGCCTCGGGCATGTTCGACGTGCTGACCTACCAGAAGGGTGCCGCGATCCTGCGCATGCTCGAGCAGTACCTGGGGGCCGACCGCTTCCGCGAGGGCATCCGGCTGTACCTCGCCCGTCACGCCTACGGGAACACCGAGACGCATGACCTGTGGCACGCGATCGAGGAGGCGAGCGGCGAACCGGTCCGTCGCATCATGGATCAGTGGATCTGGCAGGGCGGCTACCCGCTCGTGACCGCCTCGCCGAGCGCCGACGGGGTGCGACTCGATCAGCGACGGTTCCTTGCCGACGGCGGCACCGATCACTCCGTGTGGGATGTGCCGTTGCGCGTGCGGGCGCTCGACGGGGGCGAGTCGTCGGTGTTGGTGCCGGCCGACGGCATCCTCGTGGACGAGGCCGCCGACGCCGCCGTGGTCGCGAACGCGGGGGCGAGCAGCTTCATCCGGGTCCGCTACGAGGGAGGTCTGCTGGAACGCCTGACCGACCGGCTCCCCGAGATCTCGCCCCTCGAACGTTACGGCCTGGTCGACGACCACTGGGCCGCGGTGTCGTCGGGGGCCGCGTCGGCGTCGGAGTTCGTGGTCGCGGCATCGCGGTACGGCGACGAGGACGACCTCGCCGTCTGGCAGGTGCTGCTGCAGGGCCTGGGGTGGTGCGACCGCTTCCTCGAGGGGGAACCGCGGGAGCGGTTCCGTGCCTTCGTCCGGCGCCTCGTGGCGCCCGCGATGGATCGGCTCGGGTGGGAAGCCGATGCCGACGAGTCCGACCGCATGCGGGCACTGCGGGGGGCCCTGCTGCAAGGCCTCGGCGTGCTCGGCGCAGACCCGAACGCGGAGGCGGCCGCCCGGGAGTTCGAGGCGGAGGCGCGCGCTGGCAAGCCGGTCGACGCGTCGCTCGCGGCGGCCGCCGTGAACGTGGTCGCGACGAACGGCGATGCGGCCGACTACGAGCACTACTGGACGGCCTACCGGGAGTCGCCCACGCCCCAGGAGCAGTACCGGTATCTGTTCGCCCTGCCGCTCTTCCGCGATGCCGAGCTGTTCGAGCGCACACTCGAAGCGACGTTCGGCGACGACATCCGCAGCCAGGATGCGCCGTTCGTTTTCGCGTACTCGCTGATCAACCGCGACCTGGGCGATCGCGCGTGGGCGATCCTCCAGGAACGCTGGAACGAGGCCGAGGAGCGGTTCCCGTCACAGCTCACGATCCGCCTGGTCGAAGGCGTGCGCTACCTCACGCTGCCCGAACAGGTGAACGAGGCCCAGGCGTTCTTCGCCGCGCACCCGATCCCGCAGTCGGCCAAGATGCTCGAGCAGATGCTCGAGCGCCAGCGGGTGGCGGCGGCGCTGCGCGAACGGGCGACGCCCGACCTCGAGGCGCACTTCTCCGGGTAG
- a CDS encoding plastocyanin/azurin family copper-binding protein: MIARPAAGLTVATVGVIFLGALAMGGGAVPGVDGAREVRIVVHHSRFDVATVEVESGETVRFVLENTDPIDHEFIVGDARVQLAHERGSEAHHPPGPGEITVPAGATQATTVTFPTSPQTTLFGCHLPGHYAFGMVGTVRIG; this comes from the coding sequence GTGATCGCCCGGCCCGCCGCCGGACTCACCGTCGCCACCGTGGGCGTGATCTTCCTCGGCGCGCTGGCGATGGGCGGCGGCGCGGTCCCGGGCGTTGACGGGGCCCGGGAGGTAAGGATCGTCGTGCACCATTCGCGCTTCGACGTCGCAACCGTCGAGGTCGAGTCGGGTGAGACCGTGCGGTTCGTGCTCGAGAACACCGACCCGATCGACCACGAGTTCATCGTCGGCGACGCCCGCGTGCAGCTCGCGCACGAGCGCGGCTCGGAGGCGCACCATCCGCCGGGGCCCGGAGAGATCACGGTGCCCGCGGGCGCGACGCAGGCGACGACCGTCACCTTCCCGACGTCGCCCCAGACGACGCTGTTCGGCTGTCACCTGCCCGGGCACTACGCGTTCGGCATGGTCGGCACCGTCCGGATCGGCTGA